In Desulfovibrio gilichinskyi, a genomic segment contains:
- a CDS encoding SDR family oxidoreductase has protein sequence MSELSKTAIVTGGSRGIGRAISMRLAEDGFSVVVNYLGNEKEAERTVSDIINNGGKAKAIKGDVGRVEDVSRMFVTAMETFGSVDVVVNSAGIMPLMHIKGADMDIFDKVINANLRGAFIVLGQAAEYLQSGGRIIALSSSVIGPAFPGYGPYIAAKAGVEGLVRVLANELRGQGISVNAIAPGPIGTELFYAGKTEEQIAKIGSMAPLEPRLGTPEEIAAAVSFLAGPDGKWVNAQVLRVNGGFA, from the coding sequence ATGAGCGAGTTAAGCAAAACAGCTATTGTTACTGGCGGTTCGCGCGGTATTGGCAGAGCGATTTCTATGCGTTTAGCTGAAGATGGTTTTTCTGTTGTTGTCAATTATCTTGGCAATGAAAAAGAAGCAGAAAGAACCGTTTCAGATATAATCAATAATGGCGGGAAAGCAAAAGCTATAAAGGGTGATGTTGGACGAGTTGAAGATGTCTCTAGAATGTTTGTTACGGCAATGGAGACTTTTGGTAGTGTTGATGTTGTGGTGAATAGTGCCGGGATAATGCCGCTTATGCACATTAAGGGTGCGGATATGGATATCTTCGACAAAGTAATAAATGCGAATCTTCGAGGGGCTTTCATCGTTTTAGGGCAAGCTGCGGAATATCTGCAAAGTGGCGGGAGAATAATTGCCTTGTCATCAAGCGTTATCGGGCCGGCTTTCCCTGGGTACGGACCATATATCGCAGCCAAAGCTGGGGTTGAAGGTTTAGTGCGAGTGCTGGCTAATGAACTTCGCGGTCAGGGTATTTCTGTTAATGCTATTGCCCCCGGACCTATTGGAACGGAATTATTCTATGCAGGTAAAACCGAGGAACAGATTGCTAAAATCGGTAGTATGGCTCCGCTGGAACCACGTCTTGGCACACCGGAAGAAATAGCAGCTGCGGTTTCGTTTTTGGCTGGACCTGATGGCAAATGGGTCAATGCGCAGGTGCTACGTGTTAACGGTGGCTTTGCATAA
- a CDS encoding adenylate/guanylate cyclase domain-containing protein: MTESSIDKTSSLTLVPQTSSVAFRGSLLHHVAHEFFSNSAHFPLANILLEALLHGQEILFEPDLYALLCGSLIQAWFLGLWEFKGKNRKFIGNLIGPAVYTVIEFMFDGMAFFEGFNHWAYWGFSILIGLFSFLGTKFDGKTGELFIVLENLVRTLIMLGMYWIFEILSKPVNISPSVFFTDGSHVFFASVVVMLGIIIGLERVNSMMHMEKVVELTDRLGEYSEWLLGRELLSRALSDPETSLGLRRRERYVLFMDIRGFTAWSELHSPEVVVGMLNRYFSLSEDVWQRFQAVKAKYTGDEVMAVFSDGEQAIKAALVFTAVVGKLLSEIYLSVGIGVHYGPLMEGALGSSKVKAYDVIGDTVNTAKRLCDHAEPGEILVSREVLASLQSGLNSWFKAEQSRFIQAKGKRELIEVFPLLKGD; the protein is encoded by the coding sequence ATGACAGAATCTTCAATTGATAAAACCTCATCACTGACCTTAGTCCCTCAGACCTCCTCTGTCGCATTCAGAGGCTCTCTTCTTCATCATGTTGCGCATGAATTTTTTTCCAACAGCGCGCATTTTCCGCTGGCGAATATTTTGCTTGAAGCTTTGCTGCATGGGCAGGAAATTCTTTTTGAACCGGATCTATACGCTTTATTGTGTGGAAGTCTGATTCAGGCATGGTTTTTAGGTTTATGGGAATTTAAAGGGAAGAATCGTAAATTTATAGGCAATCTCATCGGTCCTGCTGTGTATACTGTTATTGAATTTATGTTTGACGGAATGGCGTTTTTCGAAGGTTTTAATCACTGGGCCTATTGGGGATTTTCAATTTTGATCGGATTATTTTCATTCCTCGGAACAAAGTTTGACGGCAAGACCGGGGAGTTATTTATAGTCCTTGAAAATTTAGTGCGCACTTTAATAATGCTGGGGATGTATTGGATTTTTGAAATTCTTTCCAAACCGGTTAATATTTCACCTTCGGTCTTCTTTACAGACGGAAGTCACGTTTTTTTTGCCTCAGTAGTAGTGATGCTCGGCATCATTATTGGCTTGGAACGGGTTAATTCCATGATGCATATGGAAAAGGTGGTTGAACTGACCGACCGTCTGGGCGAATATTCAGAATGGTTACTTGGCCGAGAGCTGCTCAGCCGCGCTTTATCTGATCCTGAAACTTCTCTAGGGTTACGACGGCGGGAAAGGTATGTACTTTTTATGGACATACGCGGATTCACTGCTTGGAGCGAGCTTCATTCCCCTGAAGTTGTCGTAGGTATGCTGAACAGGTATTTCTCGTTATCCGAAGATGTCTGGCAACGTTTCCAAGCGGTAAAAGCCAAATACACAGGTGATGAAGTTATGGCGGTGTTTTCTGATGGTGAGCAGGCTATTAAAGCTGCTCTTGTGTTTACAGCCGTGGTGGGAAAGCTGCTTTCAGAAATATATCTGTCCGTCGGTATAGGTGTTCATTACGGACCGCTTATGGAAGGGGCTTTGGGCAGCTCTAAGGTTAAGGCTTATGATGTAATCGGTGATACCGTAAATACTGCTAAAAGATTGTGTGACCATGCAGAACCAGGTGAAATACTTGTTTCTAGGGAAGTGCTTGCCTCATTGCAAAGTGGTTTAAACAGCTGGTTTAAAGCGGAGCAAAGCAGATTTATTCAGGCAAAAGGAAAGCGTGAACTTATCGAAGTTTTTCCGCTGCTTAAAGGTGACTGA
- a CDS encoding sensor domain-containing diguanylate cyclase, protein MITKSKKRISAEPRINNLWLPILIGSLLFSLVLIFWWSLRQEDRADHRDLVIEHAKKLSEDIQADMRSRIPALKRIVSRWEFDDGTTESSFKNDAGHYVIDLPGFQAITWIDKALHVKWIVPLAGNEKAVNLNLGFEENRRVSLEQAKNTKMPIMSKPIDLVQGGKGFIIYFPIYTKQGYDGLISAVFRIKPWLNHVFRTDDIPNDIDEFKISVTLDGIPVYTQTGWELLQQSSFDANAAAIIMGHKIIISCRPTKFFFAHHQNNHASIALLIGSILTILIAFIVHLFQKTSAEAWRTYSTQNTLEFEIENHDKTTKDLKQTSAQLMLAAKAGKIGIWSLEIATNLLKWNERMFELYDVPSDINPNYETWATALHPEDAEDAKGKLSAAVEGKGTFDTEFRIITASGEIKYIHAAAKVERDVKNNPLRMTGVNWDVTEQKNIEEQIRHMATHDTLTGLPTLKLAKDRVRLAFAIATRKELMTAVMFVDLDGFKNVNDTLGHDAGDIVLKETAKRLLSCVRKVDTVARIGGDEFLIVLNEINSKEDLNKIAANIVKSIAIPFIHENNQVTVGASVGIAVCTASCAQHDVERLIKEADDAMYSIKKTGKNGYAFAENDFAKNNF, encoded by the coding sequence ATGATTACAAAAAGCAAGAAACGTATATCAGCAGAGCCGCGGATCAATAATCTTTGGCTTCCTATTCTTATAGGTTCTCTCCTTTTTTCTTTAGTTTTAATTTTCTGGTGGTCCCTTAGACAAGAAGACCGAGCTGACCATCGAGATTTGGTTATAGAACACGCAAAAAAACTCTCAGAAGATATTCAAGCGGACATGCGCTCCAGAATTCCTGCGCTCAAACGTATTGTCAGCCGCTGGGAATTTGACGATGGGACCACAGAATCAAGCTTTAAAAATGATGCTGGGCATTACGTTATTGATCTCCCCGGCTTTCAAGCCATTACATGGATAGACAAAGCTTTGCATGTCAAATGGATTGTTCCATTAGCTGGAAATGAAAAGGCTGTGAACCTTAATCTAGGATTCGAAGAAAATAGAAGGGTTTCTCTTGAGCAGGCAAAAAACACAAAAATGCCGATCATGTCTAAACCAATTGATTTAGTACAAGGCGGCAAAGGCTTTATAATTTATTTTCCTATCTACACTAAGCAAGGTTACGACGGATTAATTTCAGCAGTTTTTCGTATTAAACCATGGCTTAACCATGTTTTCCGTACTGATGATATTCCCAATGACATTGACGAATTCAAAATATCCGTAACCTTAGACGGAATTCCCGTATATACGCAGACTGGCTGGGAACTGCTACAACAAAGCTCTTTTGATGCAAACGCGGCAGCAATAATCATGGGGCATAAGATCATAATTTCTTGCCGCCCGACAAAATTTTTCTTCGCCCACCATCAAAATAATCATGCATCAATAGCTTTATTGATCGGCTCTATTTTAACAATCTTGATTGCGTTCATTGTCCATCTTTTTCAAAAGACGTCCGCGGAAGCATGGCGTACCTACTCCACACAAAATACACTCGAATTCGAAATTGAAAATCATGATAAAACTACAAAAGACCTTAAACAAACATCAGCCCAACTTATGCTTGCTGCAAAAGCCGGAAAAATTGGAATTTGGAGCTTGGAAATAGCAACAAATTTATTGAAGTGGAATGAAAGAATGTTTGAGCTATACGATGTGCCGTCAGATATTAACCCCAATTATGAAACATGGGCCACCGCTCTGCATCCTGAAGACGCAGAAGACGCCAAGGGTAAACTTTCTGCTGCGGTTGAAGGAAAAGGTACATTTGATACTGAATTCAGAATCATTACTGCAAGCGGTGAAATAAAATACATTCATGCCGCAGCTAAAGTCGAGCGAGACGTAAAAAATAATCCCCTCCGCATGACCGGAGTAAACTGGGATGTAACAGAGCAGAAAAACATCGAAGAACAGATCCGCCACATGGCAACACATGATACGCTTACAGGTCTGCCGACTCTCAAACTTGCCAAGGACCGCGTGAGACTTGCCTTTGCTATAGCTACCCGCAAAGAACTGATGACAGCTGTAATGTTCGTAGACTTGGACGGCTTTAAAAATGTAAACGATACACTCGGCCATGATGCAGGTGATATTGTTTTAAAAGAGACAGCGAAAAGATTACTTTCCTGCGTAAGAAAAGTAGATACGGTTGCGAGAATCGGCGGCGATGAATTTTTAATTGTTTTAAATGAGATAAACTCAAAAGAAGACTTAAACAAAATTGCAGCTAATATAGTTAAATCAATCGCAATTCCATTTATTCATGAAAACAATCAGGTCACTGTCGGGGCAAGCGTAGGTATCGCGGTTTGCACTGCTTCCTGTGCCCAGCATGATGTTGAAAGACTCATTAAAGAAGCTGATGACGCTATGTACTCAATTAAAAAAACGGGCAAAAACGGTTATGCCTTCGCAGAAAATGATTTTGCAAAAAACAACTTTTAA
- a CDS encoding DeoR/GlpR family DNA-binding transcription regulator yields MTDKLKTKKRNNLKLNLSSLSKRQREILDIVNDKGFAPIESLAQQFEVTPQTIRRDINKLCDLQLLQRFHGGAGRSSSVENVDYNDRRNILYQEKRLIAEMVATHIPDRASLFINIGTTTEEVAKALSSHKGLRVITNNLNVALIMSNTDCEVIVAGGMVRQRDKGITGEATVEFIKQFKVDYGIIGVSGIDEDGTLLDYDYHEVSVAREIINNARNTFLVTDHTKFNRNAMVRIADLSEIDAIFTDKKPSVAFRDLMKSKEVELYVTAPGQKSE; encoded by the coding sequence TTGACTGACAAACTTAAAACCAAAAAGCGTAACAACTTGAAATTAAATTTAAGCTCACTATCAAAAAGACAGCGTGAAATATTAGATATTGTTAATGACAAAGGGTTCGCACCCATTGAATCGTTGGCTCAACAATTTGAAGTAACGCCTCAGACTATCCGGCGTGATATAAACAAACTTTGCGACCTCCAGCTCCTGCAGCGTTTTCATGGCGGAGCAGGACGGTCATCAAGTGTTGAAAACGTTGATTATAACGATAGAAGAAATATCTTATATCAAGAAAAAAGACTCATCGCGGAAATGGTAGCCACACACATTCCTGACCGCGCCTCCCTCTTCATAAACATAGGGACAACCACTGAAGAAGTAGCCAAAGCTCTTTCAAGCCACAAAGGTCTCAGAGTTATTACCAACAACCTCAATGTTGCCCTGATAATGAGCAATACTGACTGTGAAGTCATTGTTGCCGGAGGAATGGTACGACAGCGGGACAAAGGGATTACTGGCGAAGCAACAGTCGAATTCATCAAGCAGTTTAAGGTGGACTACGGTATAATCGGAGTTTCCGGCATTGATGAAGACGGGACCCTGCTCGACTATGACTACCATGAAGTAAGTGTTGCCCGTGAAATTATCAACAATGCCAGAAATACTTTTCTTGTCACAGACCACACTAAATTCAACAGGAATGCCATGGTCCGCATCGCTGATTTATCCGAAATTGATGCCATTTTTACAGACAAAAAGCCCTCAGTAGCTTTTAGAGATCTGATGAAAAGCAAAGAAGTTGAACTATATGTGACAGCTCCGGGACAAAAAAGCGAATAA
- a CDS encoding glycerol-3-phosphate dehydrogenase/oxidase gives MKRSDFIQQMEDSSKVWDFIIIGGGATGLGSGLDAAARGYSVLVLEQGDFAEATSSRSTKMVHGGVRYLAQGNIPLVMGALKERGILQQNAPHMCYNQKFLVPDYKWWGLPYYGIGLKAYDMLARKYSFGPSQIFSKSKTIKEIPGVLTRKLKGGVTYHDGQFDDARLALTLARTMADMGGCPMNYTRVTGLVKNASGYVCGVQAQDKISGKSYELKGKAVINATGIFTDDIMNMDNSNHKKLIAPSQGIHIVIDREFLGGDTGIMVPKTDDGRVIFFVPWHGKVVVGTTDTPLSSVSMDPKPLEEEIDFLVDHSARYLAKPLKRSDVRSVFVGIRPLVAAGDSAKTSALSRDHYLTVSPNKLLTIAGGKWTTYRHMAEDCIDNAITMGGHAFRPSPTKHLKLHGYTEEFDHTDHMHVYGSEAAEIKALASEFPELDTRMHPDLPYSWLEVVWAARHEWVQTVADALARRTRALILDAKAAAEVAPKAAEIIAKELGKDDAWIKEQTESFREYSKNYIVS, from the coding sequence ATGAAACGTTCAGATTTTATTCAACAGATGGAAGACAGTTCCAAGGTATGGGATTTCATTATTATCGGGGGTGGGGCCACCGGCCTTGGTTCCGGTTTGGACGCCGCAGCCAGAGGATATTCTGTTCTCGTTCTTGAACAGGGTGATTTCGCTGAAGCTACTTCCAGCCGTAGTACTAAAATGGTGCATGGCGGCGTAAGGTATCTTGCGCAGGGTAACATTCCTTTAGTTATGGGTGCCTTGAAGGAACGTGGAATTCTGCAACAGAACGCCCCGCATATGTGCTACAATCAGAAATTTTTAGTGCCTGATTACAAATGGTGGGGACTCCCTTACTACGGAATCGGTCTGAAAGCTTACGACATGCTTGCCCGGAAATACAGTTTCGGTCCTTCCCAGATTTTTTCCAAGTCTAAAACTATTAAAGAGATCCCCGGTGTTCTGACCCGTAAGCTTAAAGGCGGCGTGACCTATCACGACGGACAATTTGACGATGCCCGTCTTGCCCTGACTCTTGCCCGTACAATGGCAGATATGGGCGGTTGTCCCATGAACTATACCCGCGTTACCGGACTGGTTAAAAATGCCAGCGGATATGTATGCGGTGTTCAGGCACAAGATAAGATCAGCGGTAAGTCATATGAATTAAAAGGTAAGGCAGTTATAAACGCCACCGGTATATTCACTGACGACATTATGAATATGGACAACTCCAATCATAAAAAACTTATCGCCCCGAGTCAGGGTATCCATATCGTTATTGACCGCGAATTTCTCGGCGGCGATACCGGTATTATGGTGCCTAAAACTGATGACGGCCGCGTTATTTTCTTTGTTCCATGGCATGGCAAAGTGGTTGTCGGAACAACTGACACACCGCTTTCTTCTGTTTCCATGGACCCTAAACCACTTGAAGAAGAAATCGACTTTTTAGTTGATCACTCAGCCAGATATCTTGCTAAGCCTCTGAAACGTTCAGATGTCCGTAGTGTATTTGTCGGTATCAGACCTTTGGTCGCCGCAGGAGATTCTGCTAAAACTTCAGCATTATCCAGAGATCATTACCTGACGGTTTCTCCGAATAAGCTGCTGACCATTGCAGGCGGTAAGTGGACTACTTACAGACACATGGCTGAAGATTGTATTGATAATGCTATCACGATGGGCGGACATGCTTTCCGTCCTTCCCCTACTAAGCATTTGAAACTGCATGGTTACACTGAAGAATTTGATCATACCGATCATATGCATGTTTACGGAAGCGAAGCTGCCGAAATTAAAGCTCTTGCTTCTGAATTTCCTGAACTTGATACTCGTATGCATCCTGATCTTCCTTACTCCTGGCTTGAAGTTGTATGGGCAGCTCGTCATGAGTGGGTTCAGACTGTTGCCGATGCCCTTGCCCGCAGGACCAGAGCTTTGATTCTGGACGCTAAAGCGGCTGCAGAGGTTGCTCCTAAGGCAGCTGAAATTATCGCTAAAGAGCTTGGTAAAGATGATGCGTGGATTAAAGAACAGACAGAATCATTCAGAGAGTATTCGAAAAATTATATTGTGAGCTAA
- a CDS encoding MIP/aquaporin family protein: MNFFLSEMVGTLILTLFGCGVVANVVLSKSKGQNGGWIVISMGWGFAVAFAVYVAGKHSGAHINPAVTIGLASIGAFPWANVPVYIAGQMTGGFIGAVLCYFAYRGHWEATEDPDLKLAVFSTGPAIRNAVNNFICEFIGTACLLFILLGIGANNFAEGLNPLIVGFFIMAIGLSLGGPTGYAINPARDLAPRIAHMILPISGKGGCDWGYAWIPVVAPICGGVAGAMLYKVLVG; this comes from the coding sequence ATGAATTTCTTTTTAAGTGAAATGGTCGGAACCTTGATTTTGACACTTTTCGGGTGTGGGGTTGTTGCGAACGTCGTTTTGTCAAAATCAAAAGGACAGAACGGCGGCTGGATTGTCATTTCCATGGGTTGGGGATTTGCTGTAGCATTTGCGGTTTATGTTGCAGGCAAGCATTCAGGAGCTCATATCAACCCTGCGGTTACTATCGGACTTGCTTCCATCGGAGCGTTTCCTTGGGCTAATGTCCCTGTTTACATTGCAGGACAGATGACAGGTGGTTTCATCGGAGCTGTTTTGTGTTATTTCGCTTATCGTGGACACTGGGAAGCTACTGAAGATCCAGATCTCAAATTAGCTGTTTTCTCAACCGGACCTGCTATCCGTAACGCAGTTAATAACTTCATTTGCGAATTTATAGGAACTGCCTGCTTACTGTTCATTCTCTTGGGAATCGGCGCAAATAATTTTGCAGAAGGTCTTAACCCTCTTATCGTCGGTTTCTTCATCATGGCTATAGGTCTCTCTTTGGGTGGACCTACCGGTTATGCTATTAACCCTGCTCGTGACCTTGCACCTAGAATTGCACACATGATATTGCCTATATCTGGCAAAGGCGGCTGCGATTGGGGATACGCTTGGATTCCTGTAGTAGCACCAATTTGCGGTGGTGTTGCCGGGGCTATGCTCTACAAAGTTCTTGTCGGTTAA
- the glpK gene encoding glycerol kinase GlpK, with product MSKKYVLSIDQGTTSSRAIIFNKKGDIVNVTQKEFTQIFPKSGWVEHDAMEIWSSVQSVVAEALAHPDISGSEIATIGITNQRETTVVWDKTTGKPVYNAIVWQSRQTMDICNELKEKGLDPMFREKTGLLIDAYFSGTKVKWILDNVAGARAKAEKGDLLFGTIDTWLLWKLTGGKVHVTDYTNASRTLMYNIHELKWDEELLKHLTVPACMLPEVKPSSEVYGYTLKEKFQGLEVPISGMAGDQQAALFGQACFSEGMAKNTYGTGCFMLMNTGEKAVPSKNGLLTTIAWGVDGKVEYALEGSIFVAGSAVQWLRDGLRMFREARDSELYATRVPNSDGVYMVPAFVGLGAPYWDSEVRGAVFGLTRATTKEHFIRATLDSLCYQTKDVLSAMEADSGIKLAKLRVDGGAVANDLILQVQADVLGVPVERPLCIETTALGAAYLAGLAVGFWADKSDIVKNFGVDREFGPKLGKVESDKLYEGWQKAVKATMAFK from the coding sequence ATGAGTAAGAAGTACGTTCTTTCGATTGATCAGGGTACCACCAGTTCTCGCGCCATTATCTTCAACAAGAAGGGCGACATTGTTAATGTAACTCAGAAAGAGTTCACCCAGATTTTTCCTAAATCAGGTTGGGTTGAACATGATGCAATGGAAATCTGGTCCTCGGTTCAGTCTGTAGTAGCAGAAGCTTTAGCCCATCCTGATATTTCCGGCTCTGAGATTGCAACTATCGGTATCACTAACCAGCGTGAAACCACTGTTGTTTGGGACAAAACAACCGGTAAACCTGTTTATAACGCTATTGTGTGGCAGTCTCGCCAGACTATGGATATATGTAATGAGCTTAAAGAAAAAGGTCTTGATCCCATGTTCAGGGAAAAGACCGGATTACTTATAGATGCATATTTCTCCGGCACCAAAGTTAAATGGATTCTGGATAACGTAGCAGGAGCTCGTGCAAAAGCTGAAAAGGGCGACCTCCTTTTCGGAACCATCGACACATGGCTTCTCTGGAAACTGACAGGTGGTAAAGTTCATGTAACTGATTACACTAACGCTTCCAGAACTCTTATGTACAATATTCATGAACTTAAATGGGACGAAGAGTTGCTGAAACATCTCACCGTTCCAGCTTGTATGCTTCCAGAAGTAAAACCTTCTTCAGAAGTTTACGGATATACTCTTAAAGAAAAATTCCAGGGACTTGAAGTTCCTATCTCCGGTATGGCAGGCGACCAGCAGGCAGCACTTTTCGGACAGGCTTGCTTCAGCGAAGGTATGGCGAAAAACACATACGGAACCGGTTGTTTCATGCTGATGAATACCGGCGAAAAAGCTGTTCCATCTAAGAACGGCCTGCTCACCACAATTGCATGGGGTGTTGACGGTAAAGTTGAATATGCTCTTGAAGGTTCCATCTTCGTAGCCGGTTCAGCTGTTCAGTGGCTGCGTGACGGTCTGCGCATGTTCAGAGAAGCAAGAGACAGTGAACTTTACGCAACCCGCGTACCTAATTCCGATGGTGTTTACATGGTTCCGGCTTTCGTCGGTCTTGGTGCTCCTTACTGGGATTCTGAAGTTCGCGGTGCTGTTTTCGGCCTGACCCGTGCTACAACTAAAGAGCACTTCATTCGCGCTACTCTGGACTCTTTGTGTTACCAGACCAAAGACGTTCTCTCCGCCATGGAAGCTGACTCCGGTATCAAACTGGCAAAACTTCGTGTTGACGGTGGTGCTGTAGCTAACGATCTTATCTTACAAGTTCAGGCTGATGTGCTCGGCGTTCCTGTAGAACGTCCGCTGTGCATTGAAACTACCGCTCTTGGCGCTGCATATCTTGCAGGTCTTGCTGTAGGATTCTGGGCAGATAAGAGCGACATCGTTAAAAACTTCGGTGTTGACCGTGAGTTTGGTCCTAAACTTGGAAAGGTTGAATCCGATAAGCTGTACGAAGGCTGGCAGAAAGCTGTTAAAGCAACTATGGCTTTCAAATAA
- a CDS encoding transporter: MSNSDKISGEIITFYDGICVFKTKYGANIKLMSKDILNVETDNKYEIVLESGERIIGKLTLGGSNKSFIESEQFGKVPVNCNSIISLKKVVDPEVAAQDKKETFGKEKEKAPPLDFLTGSTVLLNPGQMELELGLRYKQSRTAYSMMNVGYFDRAAYTARMFEASLTFRAGIMDRLEGWVTVPGTYATIEDVSTNEFVRNTNSFDLGDISFGGQYLLFKETDNLPAISATLGITAPTGQKTYYAISSVWKDALNNGNGHWAFSPGLSFVRTLDPAMLFGGIACQYSLTDKINGYEVTPGFGVSGYLGLGFALNEKLSVGSRVSYGYYSEMEVDNVKIAGSDSEPIDLSFSASYRAFEDWVVTPEVTFGLNDDAGAANLSLRLTRSF; the protein is encoded by the coding sequence ATGAGTAATAGTGATAAGATTTCAGGTGAAATAATAACGTTTTATGACGGGATATGCGTATTTAAAACTAAGTACGGGGCTAATATAAAGCTTATGTCTAAAGATATTTTAAATGTTGAAACAGACAATAAGTACGAAATAGTTTTGGAAAGTGGTGAGAGGATCATTGGTAAACTGACATTAGGTGGCAGCAACAAAAGTTTTATAGAGAGTGAACAGTTTGGAAAAGTTCCGGTAAATTGCAATTCAATAATTTCTCTAAAGAAAGTTGTTGACCCGGAAGTTGCTGCACAAGACAAAAAAGAGACCTTTGGTAAAGAAAAAGAAAAGGCTCCACCGCTTGATTTTTTGACAGGATCTACAGTCCTTTTAAACCCCGGGCAAATGGAGCTTGAGTTGGGGTTGCGCTACAAACAGAGCAGAACAGCATATTCAATGATGAATGTCGGATATTTTGACCGCGCAGCTTACACAGCCAGAATGTTTGAAGCCAGCCTAACATTTAGAGCCGGGATAATGGATAGACTTGAGGGTTGGGTCACTGTTCCGGGGACATATGCTACGATTGAAGATGTTTCGACAAATGAATTTGTCAGAAACACAAATTCTTTTGACCTAGGTGATATTTCATTCGGCGGTCAGTATCTGCTCTTTAAAGAAACGGACAACCTTCCTGCTATTTCTGCCACTCTCGGGATAACGGCTCCCACAGGTCAAAAAACTTACTATGCAATATCAAGTGTCTGGAAAGATGCACTTAATAACGGGAATGGACATTGGGCTTTTTCACCCGGTCTAAGTTTTGTGCGTACACTTGATCCAGCGATGCTTTTCGGAGGAATCGCCTGTCAGTATTCACTAACTGATAAAATAAATGGGTATGAAGTTACTCCGGGATTTGGAGTTTCAGGCTATTTAGGGCTCGGCTTTGCTCTTAATGAAAAGTTATCAGTCGGTAGTCGCGTTAGCTACGGATATTACTCCGAAATGGAAGTCGATAACGTAAAGATTGCCGGTTCTGATTCTGAACCTATAGACCTATCATTTTCTGCCTCATACCGCGCCTTTGAAGATTGGGTAGTTACTCCTGAAGTTACCTTCGGGCTGAACGATGATGCAGGAGCAGCGAATCTTTCGTTAAGACTAACTAGGAGTTTCTAA
- a CDS encoding C39 family peptidase: MENIKKQTLDYSCGAAALSILLTDYFEDEIDEITVLDNIVFHLSDEEIKERIVEGFSMLDLKKTAEGLGYTADGVMLPHESITALKGPVIILLRRVKTNHFVVLKGASQGRAFIADPTRGNLRVPLYDLFDEWSGETLIVGRDGFGLPQKHKLSTPKGRNVAPEERTTRALQTIRVN; this comes from the coding sequence ATGGAAAATATAAAGAAGCAAACTTTAGACTACTCATGTGGTGCCGCGGCTCTTTCTATTCTTCTTACAGATTATTTCGAAGACGAGATCGATGAAATAACGGTATTAGATAATATTGTATTTCATCTTTCCGACGAGGAAATTAAAGAGCGAATTGTCGAAGGATTTTCAATGCTTGATTTAAAGAAGACAGCAGAAGGTCTTGGATACACAGCTGATGGAGTGATGCTGCCGCATGAAAGTATTACTGCTTTAAAAGGTCCCGTTATAATCCTTTTGCGCAGAGTAAAAACAAATCACTTCGTTGTACTCAAAGGAGCTTCGCAAGGCAGAGCTTTTATTGCTGATCCTACGCGTGGGAATTTAAGAGTTCCGCTATACGACCTGTTTGATGAATGGTCCGGTGAAACATTGATTGTTGGACGTGATGGTTTCGGGCTGCCGCAAAAGCATAAACTGTCTACTCCTAAAGGACGAAATGTGGCTCCGGAAGAAAGAACAACACGTGCATTGCAGACTATTCGAGTGAATTAA